A genomic segment from Zerene cesonia ecotype Mississippi chromosome 7, Zerene_cesonia_1.1, whole genome shotgun sequence encodes:
- the LOC119840655 gene encoding protein ecdysoneless homolog — MSENTTGLKFDDTIHCRFYSLSQSSDLEQLCESINRAILSKSQGYVWNRDEFRVNIPLHQLENNGKIPHLISVTCFGDNIEDEWFIVHLIFELTRMFSDLIVHAEDSDGSFLLIEAADYLPPWLNPDNAENRVLIYQNNIHIITPELVKLENHLEICDAVKLVSYNCEKTNACIDIQNAIKKKISGYPQKIKDNMHMAIVSLPVEIAAILKLRPSIISPIVNSYCNLDALEAKNCRNIDYTNCVLTQIQFTKYLYAMLMHSKLIQKGRYNIPETDKRAQLGFKLTCGYNVIMKQNSKDIFNTLEYKKYMSNLSKTGYFKDNIEGSKEYTKLLEKAKSFFFSTECPMNTHIINEITHLKSDKLFEEIKQSIVKCDNSKLYEDDDDWLNICPDELNNILISNYDKSTKINNKDWDSPQNISSALTDFLKKSSDFEGIERIEDVEDNNIDFDAEQFTMCLEKFLNIATSNVDIELSEDSENYEDNDEICQEIEKELSSKLCSAPSNVDDKTVLDNLVQSMKEEGLSGPSSNVLKTIGICKTDLLDSDDDE, encoded by the exons TTATTCTCTTTCTCAATCTTCGGATTTAGAACAATTATGTGAATCTATCAATAGGGCAATTCTTTCCAAATCTCAGGGATATGTTTGGAATAGAGATGAATTTAGAGTCAACATTCCATTGCATCAACTTGAAAATAATG GTAAAATACCTCACTTGATTAGTGTTACATGTTTTGGTGACAATATTGAAGATGAATGGTTtattgttcatttaatttttgaattaacaAGAATGTTCAGTGATTTAATAGTTCATGCTGAGGACAGTGATGGCTCTTTTTTGCTTATAGAGGCTGCAGATTACTTACCTCCTTGGTTAAATCCTGATAATGCTGAAAATAGG gttttaatttatcaaaataatattcatataattacacCAGAATTGGTAAAATTGGAAAATCATCTTGAAATATGTGATGCTGTAAAATTGGTTTCatataattgtgaaaaaacAAATGCTTGCATTGATATACagaatgcaattaaaaaaaaaatatctggaTATCCacaaaagataaaagataaCATGCATATGGCAATTGTTAGTTTACCTGTAGAGATTGctgcaattttaaaattaagaccATCAATAATATCACCTATAGTCAATAGTTACTGTAATCTTGATGCATTGGAAGCTAAAAATTGTAGAAATATTGATTATACAAATTGTGTATTAACACAAATTCAATTCACTAAATACTTGTATGCAATGCTTATGCATTCTAAACTTATACAGAAAGGAAGGTATAATATTCCAGAAACTGACAAAAGAGCTCAGCttggttttaaattaacatgtgGGTATAATGTTATCatgaaacaaaattcaaaagatatttttaatacattggaatacaaaaaatatatgtctaATTTATCTAAGACAGGTTACTTTAAAGATAACATAGAGGGTTCTAAGGAATATACAAAGTTGTTAGAAAAGgctaaatcattttttttcagtaCGGAATGCCCTATGAACACCCATATTATCAATGAAATAACTCACTTAAAAtctgataaattatttgaagaaaTCAAACAATCCATTGTAAAATGTGATAACTCAAAATTgtatgaagatgatgatgactgGTTAAATATATGTCCAGATGAACTAAATAACATATTGATtagtaattatgataaaagtacaaaaattaataacaaggATTGGGATTCTCCTCAGAATATTAGTTCTGCattaacagattttttaaaaaagtctTCAGATTTTGAAGGgattgaaagaatagaagatgTTGAAGATAACAATATAGATTTTGATGCAGAACAATTTACTATGTGTcttgaaaaattcttaaatatagcAACATCAAATGTTGACATAGAATTAAGTGAAGATAGTGAAAATTATGAAGACAATGATGAAATATGTcaagaaattgaaaaagaaCTTAGCTCCAAGTTATGTAGTGCACCATCAAATGTAGATGATAAGACAGTTCTAGATAACTTAGTTCAGAGTATGAAAGAGGAGGGACTATCGGGACCTTCaagtaatgtattaaaaacaattggcATTTGCAAAACAGATTTATTAGactctgatgatgatgaataa
- the LOC119840663 gene encoding dehydrogenase/reductase SDR family member 4, giving the protein MFGSHKLLNKMPQIVIANGTSTKYFHSSRLKGKVAIVTASTEGIGYAIAQRLGNEGASVVISSRKEENVNKATENLRKDGIQVEGVVCHVGNEEQRRKLFDVAKRKFGGIDILVSNAAVNPAVSPTLETDEKVWDKIFEINVKCSWLLAKEVYPELIKRGGGSIVFISSIAGFQPIEPLGPYSVSKTALLGLTKAIANEVASENIRVNCVAPGIVATKFASAITSTDVGKEKSLSIVPMNRFGKTHEIAGAVAYLVSDDATYMTGETLVVAGGTHARL; this is encoded by the exons ATGTTCGGTTCtcataaacttttaaacaaaatgcCACAAATAGTAATTGCAAATGGAACAAGCACAAAATATTTCCATAGTTCTAGGTTAAAGGGAAAAGTGGCTATTGTTACAGCATCGACTGAGGG GATTGGGTATGCCATTGCACAACGTCTTGGAAATGAAGGAGCTTCAGTTGTTATAAGCAGTAGGAAAGAAGAAAATGTGAACAAAGCCACGGAAAATTTAAGAAAGGATGGTATTCAAGTAGAAGGAGTTGTTTGTCATGTGGGAAATGAAGAACAGagaagaaaattatttgatgtg GCTAAAAGAAAATTTGGTGGTATTGATATACTGGTATCAAATGCAGCTGTAAACCCTGCCGTTTCTCCAACCTTAGAG actGATGAGAAAGTTTgggataaaatatttgaaataaatgttaaatgttcCTGGTTATTGGCAAAGGAAGTTTATCCAGAATTGATTAAAAGGGGTGGAGGCAGCATAGTGTTTATATCTTCTATAGCTGGTTTTCAACCCATTgag CCCTTAGGTCCTTATAGTGTTAGTAAAACAGCACTTTTGGGTCTAACAAAAGCAATTGCTAATGAGGTGGCATCAGAAAATATTCGTGTAAATTGTGTTGCACCTGGAATTGTAGCTACAAAATTTGCATCTGCA ataactTCGACAGATGTGGGAAAAGAAAAATCTCTTTCTATTGTTCCAATGAATAGATTTGGAAAGACTCATGAAATCGCTGGCGCCGTTGCATACTTAGTCTCAGATGATGCCACATATATGACTGGTGAAACTCTTGTAGTAGCAGGCGGGACACATGCaagactttaa